In Erwinia pyrifoliae DSM 12163, the genomic window ATTTTTTTACCAAGGAAATATTATATGATAAGTGCCAAAAAGCTGGCGAATTAAATGGCTGATGCCATTCACATTGATAGCAATTTATTTCGTGCATTTCTTGGCGGTTTTGTAAATCTACCCGTGGACTTTTGCTATCTGGGTCGGGATTTTTTAGATACCGAAAATAGAACGATACATTCTTATGACAAAGAAAGAATGATCAAAATGATAAAGAGTGGTATGGCCTCAAGACAGAACCTTGAAAAGGTAATACGTCTTTTTGTCGACAACTTTATCCAGCGAGTCAATTTTCAAAAAGTAAAGGAGTTGTCTACCAAAGCTGGGGGACATTTCTTGGGTAAAATGGCTTTCAACCAATTGGCTGCTGCTAACATGGGCTATATTCTCTCTTCTAAACTCATCCCCAGATTAGCATCAGGTATGGCCATAGGAAGTCTCCTTTCCGTGGGGGCTGCAATGTCTCGTTCTGTGTATGTATCCAGAAACTTAATGACACGTAACCCCTCTGCCTACAATATGTTAAGGCGCATGGGCGATCTGGATCTCCTTTACTTTATGGTTGCCGAATAAACCAGACCCTTTGAAGATGCCGTCGCCTTATCCTTTACAGATCACAACAAATTCCATCAAACATGCTGTTATTTTTTTGAGAGAATTGATATATGAAGAGAGTATTACTGGCCGGATTGTCACGAATAATCCAGGGGGTTGGTATTGGCGTATGTGGGCTATCATTAATTTATATGGGATGGTTTTTATTTTTCTCTTGCAGTGAAGACAAATACTACCTTGCGGCCGTTTCAATTATTGGGCTAGTCCCCGGTTATTATATCTTTAAGTTCGCTGTGCGAAAAATCTATGATGAGAGTCCCAGCGACTGGTGATTCCAGTGCCGATGAATTAGCCATAACATCCGCTTGCTGCACATGCGCTGAGCCAGGCAAATGCCACTGCCGCCTTTTTATCTGCCTCACCCATCCACTCAGCGCATGAAATCAACCGGTTCACTGCTGTCCAGATGAATCTGGCTGACCGCTGGTTGCGTTTCCGCTATCACCCGCCCGTGGCGAAGGGAATAACGCACCGGCACCTGACGGCGCAAGGCATCGAACCCGCTTTCAGCGGGCAGGATCACCAGACTGGCGCTGTTGCCGACCTGAATACCGTAATCGGTTAGCTGCAAGGTTCTGGCGCTGTGGGTGGTGATCAGATTGATCCCGGCATCCAGCTGCTGATAACCCATTAGCTGGCAGACGTGCAGCCCCATATGCAGCACCTGCAACATATTGGCGGTGCCGAGCGGATACCAGGGGTCGAATACATCGTCATGACCAAAGCAGACGTTGATATCCGCTGCCAGCATCTCTTTCACCCGGGTTATTCCACGGCGTTTCGGATAGCTGTCAAAACGCCCCTGCAGATGGATATTCACCAGAGGGTTAGCGACAAAGTTAATACCGGACAGCTTCAGCAGGCGAAACAGGCGCGAAGTGTAGGCTCCGTTGTAGGAGTGCATCGCCGTCGTGTGGCTGGCGGTGACGCGCGCGCCCATCTTTTCACGATGCGCCAGCGCGGCCACGGTTTCGACAAAGCGTGACTGTTCATCGTCGATCTCGTCGCAGTGTACGTCCACCATACGTTGATACTTCTGCGCCAGCGCAAAAGTTTTGTGCAGCGACTCAACGCCATATTCGCGGGTAAACTCAAAATGCGGGATGGCCCCGACCACATCAGCCCCCAGCAATAACGCCTGTTCCAGCAAGGCTTCGCCATCTGGATAGGAGAGAATGCCCTCCTGCGGGAATGCCACCAGCTGGATATCCACCCAGGGAGCCATCTCCTGTTTCACCTCGATCATGGCTTTCAGCGCGGTCAGCGTTGGGTCAGAAACATCAATATGGGTGCGCACATGCTGAATACCATTGGCAATCTGCCACTTTAACGTCTGCTTTGCGCGCCGCTTGACGTCGTCATGGCTTAACAGCGCCTTGCGTTCTGCCCAGCGTTCTATCCCTTCAAACAGCGTACCCGACTGGTTCCAGGCCGGTTCACCGGCGGTCTGGGTGGTATCGAGGTGAATATGAGGCTCAATGAATGGAGGTATTGCCAGCCCGCCTTCGGCATCCAGCGCGCTACCCGCCGCGCAAAGGTGCGGCTGCGGCGCGATTTGCGCGATTTTGCCTTGATGGATCTCAATCTGCCAAAGTCCATCACGCCCGGGCAGACGGAGCTGATTGATCCATTTTAATTCTGGCTGCATACAACCCCCTACGTTATAAATAAGATGCTCTGTTGATCGTGGCCTTGATCGCGGGAGCCAATGCCGGATGATAAACAGACTGAGCGCCTTCATGCTCCCACTCTGATGCAACTCACTGACCGCAAGGAAGAAACCATGATAAAATTAATACTCGCCAGCCTGCTGGTTAGCCAGCCGCTGCTGGCTGCAACGCCCGACTATAGCAGCTTGCAGGGCATCTGGCAGGTTGAAGCCGTCAAGGTGGTTGACAGCCCGGTGCAGGCAGTAGTGGATAACGATCCGCAGTATATGGGCGCAGAAGTCACATTTTCAGCTAATAACATCGTGTGGAATAAAGGCACGCCGCAGCGACCGATCGATCCGACTATCGATAACTGCCAGCAAAAGCCTACGCTGACTGCGGCCGGGAACAACGATCCCGAACAGGGCTATCAGGTTACAGGAGGGTTTAATGTGCTGTGCGGTGCAGAACCCTGGGGGCCAGGAGCGGTCGTCACACCGCCACAGAAAGGCAAGATGACGCTGTACTGGTATGACGGAGCGATCCTGTCACTCAAGAAGGTGATGACACAATCATAGCAACCAAAGCGGCAGACCTTGTTTCCGGTCCGCCGCGCAAAGCCATTATGGCTGGGCGACGAAGCCGATAGCCTGGTAAACCTTCTTCAGCGTTTCCTGCGCCTGAGCGCGGGCTTTCTGCGCACCTTCGCGCATCACCTGCTCAAGGAAAGCTTCATCGTTACGGTAACGGTGATAACGCTCCTGAAGCTCGCTCAACATGCCGGAAACCGCCTCTGCTACTGCGCCTTTCAGATGTCCATACATCTGACCCGCGAACTGCTGTTCCAGTGCGGCTATCGGCGTTCCGGTCACGCCCGACAAGATATCCAGCAGGTTGGCAATGCCGGGTTTCTCTTTGACATCGTAGCGCACCACCGGTGGCTCATCGCCGTCGGTCATCGCACGTTTAATTTTTTTCACCACCGACTTCGGATCTTCCAGCAGGCCGATAACGTTATTGCGGTTATCATCGGACTTGGACATTTTTTTGGTCGGCTCCAGCAGCGACATCACGCGCGCACCGGATTTCGGAATAAACGGCTCTGGCACTTTGAAGATCTCGCCATACAGCGCGTTAAAGCGTGAAGCCACATCACGGCTCAGTTCCAGATGCTGTTTCTGATCTTCACCTACCGGCACCTGGGTGGTCTGGTAGAGCAGGATATCCGCCGCCATCAGCACCGGATAGTCAAACAGACCGGCGTTGATGTTTTCTTCATAGCGCGCCGACTTGTCTTTGAACTGAGTCATGCGGCTCAGTTCACCGAAATAGGTGTAACAGTTAAGGATCCAGCCAAGCTGGGCATGTTCAGGTACGTGCGACTGAACAAAAATGGTGCTTTTCTGTGGGTCGATACCGCATGCCAGGTAAAGCGCCAGCGTATCCAGCGTCGCCTTACGCAGCGCCACCGGATCCTGGCGCACGGTGATGGCGTGTAGATCGACAATGCAGTAAATGCAGTGATAGTCATCCTGCATCTGTACCCACTGACGCAGCGCACCCATATAGTTGCCAATGGTCAGTTCACCTGAAGGCTGTGCGCCGCTAAATACGATGGGTTTACTCATGTTTCCGTCCTGATAATGACAGCCCGAGTGCGGGCAACAAATCGTTAAAATGATCGAGCGTGAGATCCGGCTGGCTGGTGATGATGGACTCGCCGTAGTTATAGCCGTAGGTCATGCCGATACAGGGACATCCCGCCGCCTGCGCCGCCAGAATATCATTACGCGAATCACCGACAAACACTAACTCGCCCGGCAGCAGGCCCAGTTTACCAAGCACCAGAAACAGCGGAGCCGGGTGCGGCTTCTGCGCCACCACATCATCACCACCGATAATCAGTGAAAAATAGCCAGCAATACCCAGCGATCGCAGCAGCGGAGCGACAAAAGGTGTGGGTTTGTTGGTGACCAGAGCCATAGGCACGGAATGCTCATCCAGCGAGGCAAGCGTCTGTTTCACTTCCGGGTACAGCAGGCTGCCGCCGTCCACGCTGCGCGCGTAATGTTTATCCAGCAGCAGGCGGCCGTCACGCAGTAAATCGGCCTGCGGAGCATGGCCCAGCGCCCAGCTCAGGGCGCGCTCAATTAGAATATCTGCACCGTTACCAATCCAGGTCGACACGCGCGCAACGCCAGCGGCTGGCAGGCTCAATTCCGTTAGCGCCGCGTCGACGGCGCTGGCCAGCCCTGGTGCGCTGTCTGTCAGCGTGCCGTCAAGATCAAAAGCCAGCGCACGATAATCAGTGAAATGCCCCATGCCGGGATTTCTCCAGTTCAGTGCGCATATCATCAATGACTTTCTTGTAGTCCGGATGACCGAAGATCGCTGAACCGGCAACAAACATATCTGCGCCTGCAGCAGCAATCTCACCAATGTTGTCAACCTTCACGCCGCCATCCACTTCCAGCCGAATGTCATAGCCGCTCTGGTCAATCAGCTTACGCACCTGACGCAGCTTGTTCAGCGTGCCGGGGATAAAGGATTGGCCACCAAAGCCTGGGTTGACCGACATAATCAGAATCACGTCCAGCTTATCCATGACGTAGTCGAGGATGCTGAGCGGCGTTGCCGGGTTCAACACCAGGCCCGCTTTACAGCCGTGCTCCCTGATCAGCTGCAGCGTGCGGTCAACATGTTCAGAAGCTTCGGGATGAAAAGTGATATAGCTGGCACCGGCTTTGGCAAAATCAGGCACCAGGCGGTCGACCGGCTTCACCATCAGATGGACATCGATTGGAGCGGTCACACCGTAATCGCGCAGAGCTTTTAGCACCATCGGGCCCATGGTGAGATTGGGAACGTAATGATTATCCATCACATCGAAATGCACCACATCACCGCCTGCAGCCAGTGCTTTGGCGGTATCTTCACCCAGGCGGGCAAAATCTGCGGAAAGAATTGATGGGGCAATTAAAAACTGTTTCATCCGTTTCTCCCTGGTTATGCCTGCTTGCAGGCTTTCGTCACCGGCCCGTATACAGCGCCAGTAGTTCATTGACCTTACTACGACTATTGCCACTTCGGCTGATCGACCGACGTACTTTGATTTCCTGCAGCTTCGTCGCCGCCTGATACCATTGACGGGTCAGCGGCGTGTCGTGGTTTGAGATCAACACGGTAATGCTGCTTTCCTGTGCCAGCCGGGTAGCCAGTTCAGCAAGGTGCTGCTGCTCGCGCATACTGAAACTGTTGGTATGGTAAGCGGTGAAATTAGCGGTTGCAGACAGCGGCGCATAAGGGGGATCGCAGTAAACCACTGACCCCTGACGCGCTTTCCCTAACGTAACATCGTACGATTCACAGACAAAGGTCGCATATTGCGCGCGTTCCGCAAACCAGTACAACTCATCCTGCGGGAAATAAGGTCTGCGATAGCGGCCAAACGGAACGTTAAACTCACCGCTCAGGTTATAGCGACACAAACCGTTGTAGCAGTGGCGATTAAGATATAAAAACAGCAGCGCACGACGATAAGCATCGCTGCACTGGTTAAATTCCTTACGCCGGGCATAGTAGACGTCGGCATTGTTACTTTCCGGGGTGAAAAGTAAACTTGCATCAAGGACGAACTCATCGGTACGCTCTTTAACGATATTGTAAAGATTGATCAGGTCGCTATTGATGTCAGCCAGAATATAACGTGAATATTGCGTGTTCAGGAATACCGATCCGGCACCCACAAACGGTTCGATCAGACAATCCCCTTCCGGGAGGTGGCTACGGATGTCGTCAAGTAAAGGGTACTTACCACCAGCCCACTTCAAAAAAGCGCGATTTTTTTTCATGCCGTCGTTAATTACTTACTCTTCAGGCTGTGGTTAAACCGACAGCATATCTGCGCTTTAAATGCTGCATGCCTGAGGCACACACACTTCAGGAAATGCCGGGTTACCCCGGCAGAATTTTACTTACCCGCTTCATTTTTGACCTGGCTCACCGGTTTTACCCACGGATTCTGGGCGCGTACTTCGGCAGGAAGCGTAGCGACAGCACGTTTCGCCTCTGCAGAGGTAGCATAAGAACCGCTCACCAGTACATACCACGGCTGGCCATTACGCGTGGTCTTGTAGACGTGATACCCGGACAGATTTTGCTTTTTGGCCCAGGCATTCAGGGAATCAGCGTGTGAAGCACTGCTCAGCTGCAGGGTAAAATTACCGCCCGGTGAACTGCCGCGATGGCTGTCTGAAGGGGTGCTTTTGCGAGCTGGCGCAGCAGGTTTGCTCTCTTTAACCGCCGGTTTACTCGCTGTGGATTGATGTGCGGCGGCAGTTTTATGCGGCGACGGCGTAATACGCACGGTGGCGTTGCCGGGTACCGGACGCGGTTTTTCGGTCACCGCTGCGACCGTCGCCGCAGCCGTTGGCAGTGAAGTGTCGTTGCCCTGCAAGGCCTGTGCCGCAGCATTGACCTGGCCCTGCCTCTCTTCCAGGGCGCTGTTCAGGTCGCCCTGCAGTTCAACACGCTGTTGGCCAAATGGAGTCTGTGCTGGCTGAGCCTGAGTTGGCGTGGGAGATATGGGGGGAAGCGCCACATTCTGCGTTGCACCCGCCGGGCTGTTTTCAGCCGATGCAGGCTGACCGGACTGCCCGCTCATTGATGAGCTACCAGCAAGATCAATACTTTTCTCACCGCTACTGCCAGCAGGCGTTTGCGGCTGTTGCGCCCCCTGGCTGTGGCCATTATTCGGGGATTTCAGCGCCGACCCGATGCCCAGCACGAGCAGCAGCAGAACCAGAATACCCATAC contains:
- a CDS encoding cytosine deaminase; translated protein: MQPELKWINQLRLPGRDGLWQIEIHQGKIAQIAPQPHLCAAGSALDAEGGLAIPPFIEPHIHLDTTQTAGEPAWNQSGTLFEGIERWAERKALLSHDDVKRRAKQTLKWQIANGIQHVRTHIDVSDPTLTALKAMIEVKQEMAPWVDIQLVAFPQEGILSYPDGEALLEQALLLGADVVGAIPHFEFTREYGVESLHKTFALAQKYQRMVDVHCDEIDDEQSRFVETVAALAHREKMGARVTASHTTAMHSYNGAYTSRLFRLLKLSGINFVANPLVNIHLQGRFDSYPKRRGITRVKEMLAADINVCFGHDDVFDPWYPLGTANMLQVLHMGLHVCQLMGYQQLDAGINLITTHSARTLQLTDYGIQVGNSASLVILPAESGFDALRRQVPVRYSLRHGRVIAETQPAVSQIHLDSSEPVDFMR
- the trpS gene encoding tryptophan--tRNA ligase, whose amino-acid sequence is MSKPIVFSGAQPSGELTIGNYMGALRQWVQMQDDYHCIYCIVDLHAITVRQDPVALRKATLDTLALYLACGIDPQKSTIFVQSHVPEHAQLGWILNCYTYFGELSRMTQFKDKSARYEENINAGLFDYPVLMAADILLYQTTQVPVGEDQKQHLELSRDVASRFNALYGEIFKVPEPFIPKSGARVMSLLEPTKKMSKSDDNRNNVIGLLEDPKSVVKKIKRAMTDGDEPPVVRYDVKEKPGIANLLDILSGVTGTPIAALEQQFAGQMYGHLKGAVAEAVSGMLSELQERYHRYRNDEAFLEQVMREGAQKARAQAQETLKKVYQAIGFVAQP
- a CDS encoding phosphoglycolate phosphatase; translation: MGHFTDYRALAFDLDGTLTDSAPGLASAVDAALTELSLPAAGVARVSTWIGNGADILIERALSWALGHAPQADLLRDGRLLLDKHYARSVDGGSLLYPEVKQTLASLDEHSVPMALVTNKPTPFVAPLLRSLGIAGYFSLIIGGDDVVAQKPHPAPLFLVLGKLGLLPGELVFVGDSRNDILAAQAAGCPCIGMTYGYNYGESIITSQPDLTLDHFNDLLPALGLSLSGRKHE
- the rpe gene encoding ribulose-phosphate 3-epimerase; its protein translation is MKQFLIAPSILSADFARLGEDTAKALAAGGDVVHFDVMDNHYVPNLTMGPMVLKALRDYGVTAPIDVHLMVKPVDRLVPDFAKAGASYITFHPEASEHVDRTLQLIREHGCKAGLVLNPATPLSILDYVMDKLDVILIMSVNPGFGGQSFIPGTLNKLRQVRKLIDQSGYDIRLEVDGGVKVDNIGEIAAAGADMFVAGSAIFGHPDYKKVIDDMRTELEKSRHGAFH
- the dam gene encoding adenine-specific DNA-methyltransferase, with translation MKKNRAFLKWAGGKYPLLDDIRSHLPEGDCLIEPFVGAGSVFLNTQYSRYILADINSDLINLYNIVKERTDEFVLDASLLFTPESNNADVYYARRKEFNQCSDAYRRALLFLYLNRHCYNGLCRYNLSGEFNVPFGRYRRPYFPQDELYWFAERAQYATFVCESYDVTLGKARQGSVVYCDPPYAPLSATANFTAYHTNSFSMREQQHLAELATRLAQESSITVLISNHDTPLTRQWYQAATKLQEIKVRRSISRSGNSRSKVNELLALYTGR
- a CDS encoding SPOR domain-containing protein, producing the protein MDEFKPEDELKPDTSDRRPTRSRKTAAAPKMPVSRQHMMMGMGILVLLLLVLGIGSALKSPNNGHSQGAQQPQTPAGSSGEKSIDLAGSSSMSGQSGQPASAENSPAGATQNVALPPISPTPTQAQPAQTPFGQQRVELQGDLNSALEERQGQVNAAAQALQGNDTSLPTAAATVAAVTEKPRPVPGNATVRITPSPHKTAAAHQSTASKPAVKESKPAAPARKSTPSDSHRGSSPGGNFTLQLSSASHADSLNAWAKKQNLSGYHVYKTTRNGQPWYVLVSGSYATSAEAKRAVATLPAEVRAQNPWVKPVSQVKNEAGK